A window of the Halorarum halophilum genome harbors these coding sequences:
- a CDS encoding DUF5802 family protein gives MYVEHLSPGYWVTELDVVEWDDEYAVMDTADHAALAEFVYGCSNHPLLVKEHRNTNVHLPVYPESSIPEGTIVVPAEKPAFESSREIVLIVKENFAKKLFRLMG, from the coding sequence GTGTACGTCGAACACCTGTCTCCCGGCTACTGGGTGACGGAACTCGACGTCGTGGAGTGGGACGACGAATACGCGGTGATGGACACCGCCGACCACGCCGCGCTCGCCGAGTTCGTCTATGGATGCAGTAACCACCCGCTCCTCGTGAAGGAACACCGGAACACGAACGTCCACCTCCCGGTGTACCCCGAGAGCTCGATCCCGGAGGGGACGATCGTCGTCCCAGCAGAGAAACCAGCGTTCGAATCCTCCCGCGAGATCGTCCTCATCGTGAAGGAGAACTTCGCCAAGAAGCTGTTCAGGCTGATGGGCTAA
- a CDS encoding SPFH domain-containing protein, translating into METFDVLRGGFTILVVIGLVVSAVGAASIETVDEGHVKVVKYKGEARGTFTPGDWYFINPATQSTVSINTRPQKMTFSDQPGEGEKNRDDSIKVITHDDVRVPVNLQVTYKVTDARQFYETWQTHENFRARVLYPGVEDGVLEVGGGTESTVIATDEGRSVMRKAAFDELQERAEGTGAVIMSVSIKKVNLPSDITHAAAQAQAMEQQKVAKQKEIEIAELEAERKLIEARGDKEAALERAEAYQHEGVIEAMYIEKLDETDTVYIPVGADGLPTHLDVNTDEDE; encoded by the coding sequence ATGGAGACGTTCGACGTTCTGCGAGGAGGGTTCACGATTCTGGTCGTGATCGGCCTGGTTGTATCGGCGGTCGGCGCCGCCTCGATCGAAACTGTCGACGAGGGTCACGTGAAAGTGGTCAAGTACAAAGGTGAAGCCCGCGGGACGTTCACGCCCGGCGACTGGTACTTCATCAATCCAGCCACCCAGAGCACGGTCAGTATCAACACTCGGCCACAGAAGATGACGTTCTCGGACCAACCGGGTGAGGGTGAGAAAAACCGGGACGATTCGATCAAAGTGATCACGCACGACGACGTTCGTGTCCCGGTCAATCTGCAAGTCACGTACAAGGTCACCGATGCTCGCCAGTTCTACGAGACCTGGCAAACACACGAAAACTTCCGTGCTCGTGTCCTCTACCCCGGCGTCGAGGACGGCGTGCTCGAAGTCGGTGGTGGCACTGAGTCGACTGTGATCGCAACTGACGAAGGGCGATCCGTGATGCGCAAAGCAGCCTTCGATGAGCTCCAGGAGCGAGCCGAAGGAACGGGTGCCGTGATCATGTCGGTGTCGATCAAGAAGGTCAACCTTCCGAGCGACATCACCCACGCAGCGGCCCAGGCCCAGGCGATGGAGCAGCAGAAGGTCGCCAAGCAGAAGGAGATCGAGATCGCCGAGCTCGAAGCCGAGCGGAAGCTGATCGAAGCCCGTGGTGACAAGGAAGCGGCGCTCGAGCGCGCCGAGGCGTACCAGCACGAGGGCGTGATCGAGGCGATGTACATCGAGAAGCTCGATGAGACGGACACGGTCTACATCCCCGTTGGCGCTGACGGCCTCCCAACGCACCTCGACGTGAACACAGACGAGGACGAGTAA
- the thyX gene encoding FAD-dependent thymidylate synthase, translating to MSSVSVGRIDDRYTPEELVCVGARNDYRDEGVLEYEYAEIMDGASCNLDHLYDEASDAGQVVLVDDSIPPKAEGVVEKREKNGEDEYETHRYWVSDSGVRTRARQKTLLDHLMQGGHWGPFEHPACTIAIEGISRTAMAQLRTHRHFTFDVMSLRYVRVDTGELLETLDFEHDPKPFEDLFEYPEAFTADEVATRHGVEKVEATAEMRLRAVNHAYSQAADVYNELVDWKVPQEEARKILPMATKVNMVVSGNARAWMHLINIRGKANVQGEAREIVDGCFNECKQWMPYTFTRYDEMLPMPLTP from the coding sequence ATGAGCTCGGTGAGTGTCGGTCGAATCGACGACCGGTACACGCCCGAAGAGCTCGTCTGCGTCGGCGCACGCAACGACTACCGCGACGAGGGCGTCCTCGAGTACGAGTACGCCGAGATCATGGACGGCGCGTCCTGCAATCTCGACCACCTGTACGACGAGGCATCCGACGCCGGCCAGGTCGTGCTCGTCGACGACTCGATCCCACCAAAGGCGGAGGGTGTCGTCGAGAAGCGTGAGAAGAATGGCGAGGACGAGTACGAGACGCACCGCTACTGGGTCTCTGACTCGGGCGTGCGGACGCGAGCTCGCCAGAAGACGCTCCTCGACCACCTGATGCAGGGTGGGCACTGGGGCCCGTTCGAACACCCGGCGTGTACGATCGCGATCGAGGGGATCTCGCGAACGGCGATGGCCCAGCTCCGGACGCACCGGCACTTCACGTTCGACGTGATGTCGCTCCGGTACGTCCGCGTCGACACGGGCGAGCTCCTGGAGACGCTGGACTTCGAACACGACCCCAAGCCGTTCGAGGACCTGTTCGAGTACCCGGAGGCGTTCACCGCCGACGAGGTGGCAACGCGCCACGGCGTCGAGAAGGTCGAAGCCACCGCAGAGATGCGCCTCCGCGCAGTGAACCACGCCTACAGCCAGGCGGCGGACGTCTACAACGAGCTCGTCGACTGGAAGGTGCCGCAGGAGGAAGCACGGAAGATCCTCCCGATGGCGACGAAGGTGAACATGGTCGTGAGCGGGAACGCTCGCGCCTGGATGCACCTGATCAATATCCGCGGGAAAGCGAACGTGCAGGGAGAAGCCCGCGAGATCGTGGACGGCTGCTTCAACGAGTGCAAGCAGTGGATGCCGTACACGTTCACTCGATACGACGAGATGCTCCCGATGCCGCTCACACCATAA
- a CDS encoding transposase produces MSNTATDATIDSRDDIPDRDELVELRRNQGLTNEDIAERHITEFSPRQIGIFASMYGIKKGWKDAEYLREQIENGVTVEELAEQWPVTENTVRNWLREYDIDENPLPDAFTDAIEALEALQDAAEEYGGDDLKRNYDEYVEIANQLQDDFDDWKNA; encoded by the coding sequence ATGAGTAACACAGCAACTGACGCAACGATCGACAGCAGAGACGACATCCCGGACCGCGACGAGCTCGTCGAGCTTCGCCGCAACCAGGGACTCACGAATGAAGACATCGCGGAGCGCCACATCACGGAGTTCAGCCCCCGTCAGATCGGGATCTTCGCATCGATGTACGGTATCAAGAAGGGCTGGAAGGACGCGGAGTATCTCCGCGAACAGATCGAGAACGGGGTGACCGTCGAAGAGCTGGCCGAGCAGTGGCCCGTCACCGAGAACACGGTCCGCAACTGGCTCCGCGAGTACGACATCGACGAGAACCCGCTCCCGGACGCGTTCACCGACGCGATCGAGGCGCTCGAAGCCCTCCAGGACGCAGCCGAGGAATACGGTGGGGACGACCTGAAGCGCAACTACGACGAGTACGTCGAGATCGCCAACCAGCTCCAGGACGACTTCGACGACTGGAAGAACGCATGA
- a CDS encoding DUF6378 domain-containing protein, protein MSEDEPEPSILAKADETVGQRAREYGPPTENFQVIADMWSGYLGIEITAYDYSQMMQLAKIGRTKTGSPDRDTHLDQAGYAQCTDLVYQDGSRPSPPQFG, encoded by the coding sequence ATGAGTGAGGACGAACCCGAGCCGTCGATCCTCGCGAAGGCGGACGAGACGGTCGGTCAACGCGCCAGGGAGTACGGCCCGCCCACGGAGAACTTCCAGGTGATCGCGGACATGTGGTCTGGCTACCTGGGCATCGAGATCACGGCGTACGACTACAGCCAGATGATGCAGCTCGCCAAGATCGGGCGGACGAAGACGGGGTCGCCTGACCGCGACACCCACCTCGATCAGGCCGGCTACGCCCAGTGTACGGACCTGGTGTACCAGGACGGGTCGCGCCCTTCGCCACCGCAGTTCGGCTAA
- a CDS encoding deazapurine DNA modification protein DpdA family protein yields MGESKPWVVLERLAGTRLTAGDVLSEHDYYSDAYQCLLEYEQECDVDECVHEIGGRCATCGTLRIVMDPIEEPLCLECGELLFRDVYQRTLEEFVRETLAFDMFWGVSSGAQRKAIRVLSHGFDEREPDELAVMLNYATKNNQLLTPKGLELLLNVDAMFIDSGGYSFFESKGEYTTSDEAYLRYVARAQPDYFALRDYPCEPDILDERDTTVTCHQQLTTEKAQILLELMDEFEIQAMPVAVVQGWAPSDYQDHLRQLYRAGVLDQVEYIGIGTLCCREDVGQIATIVKAVRDSVGPDFKIHGFGVKREALERPDVVENLDSADTLAYSMKPMYDSIATGGIVSNTWKHEARGFLDYYATVHHSLNMIEAGEADDDVVAQQTFSSYGD; encoded by the coding sequence ATGGGTGAGAGTAAGCCGTGGGTCGTCCTCGAACGACTTGCAGGGACGCGACTGACCGCGGGCGACGTTCTCTCCGAACACGACTACTACTCGGATGCGTACCAGTGTCTCCTCGAGTACGAGCAGGAGTGTGACGTTGACGAGTGTGTCCACGAGATCGGCGGCCGGTGTGCCACGTGTGGAACGCTCCGCATCGTCATGGACCCGATCGAAGAGCCGCTTTGTTTGGAGTGTGGCGAGCTCCTGTTCCGCGACGTCTACCAGCGGACGCTCGAGGAGTTCGTTCGGGAGACGCTGGCGTTCGATATGTTCTGGGGCGTCTCCTCCGGCGCCCAGCGAAAGGCGATCCGTGTCCTCTCACATGGGTTCGACGAACGCGAGCCGGACGAGCTGGCGGTCATGCTGAACTACGCGACGAAGAACAACCAGTTGCTCACCCCGAAGGGGCTCGAACTACTGCTGAACGTCGACGCCATGTTCATCGACTCGGGTGGCTACTCGTTCTTCGAATCCAAGGGCGAGTACACGACAAGCGACGAAGCCTACCTGCGATACGTCGCTCGCGCCCAGCCCGACTACTTCGCCCTGCGAGACTACCCGTGTGAGCCGGACATCTTGGATGAACGGGACACGACCGTCACATGCCACCAACAGCTCACGACCGAGAAGGCCCAGATCCTCCTGGAGTTGATGGACGAGTTCGAGATTCAGGCGATGCCGGTCGCGGTCGTCCAGGGCTGGGCTCCCTCGGACTACCAGGACCATCTGCGCCAGCTGTACCGTGCAGGTGTCCTCGATCAGGTGGAGTACATCGGCATCGGAACGCTCTGCTGTCGAGAAGACGTTGGTCAGATCGCGACGATCGTCAAGGCCGTCCGTGATAGCGTTGGCCCGGACTTCAAGATCCACGGCTTTGGCGTCAAGCGAGAGGCGTTAGAGCGACCGGACGTCGTCGAGAATCTGGACTCGGCGGACACACTCGCGTATTCGATGAAACCGATGTACGATTCCATCGCGACTGGTGGCATCGTCTCGAACACCTGGAAACACGAGGCGCGTGGGTTCCTGGACTACTACGCGACCGTCCACCACTCACTCAACATGATCGAGGCGGGCGAGGCGGACGATGATGTCGTCGCACAACAGACGTTCTCCTCCTATGGGGACTGA
- a CDS encoding helix-turn-helix domain-containing protein: MTFEDFAINTNSVGDARETVIFWGEGENLNSFEEGLRSNGYIESYEILADVPPDHRLYRVTFTPEAMCLSSYALVMKHNLVFTDVHGENGTIHARARVHDRDRLKGFLADMGDIPELTIEVDGLYDEVANADTYTSGRFKISPAQRKALELALDTGYFEEPRETTLEELGDELGVSEGAVGGRIRRGVRALVEYYLKQ; encoded by the coding sequence GTGACGTTCGAGGACTTCGCGATCAATACGAACTCGGTCGGGGATGCGCGTGAAACGGTGATATTCTGGGGAGAAGGGGAGAATCTCAACAGCTTCGAAGAGGGGCTCCGCTCGAACGGGTACATCGAAAGTTACGAGATCCTCGCTGATGTGCCACCCGACCATCGACTGTATCGAGTGACGTTCACGCCGGAAGCGATGTGTCTCTCATCGTATGCGCTCGTCATGAAGCACAATCTCGTCTTTACCGATGTTCACGGAGAGAACGGGACGATCCACGCCAGGGCACGTGTGCATGACCGCGATCGACTCAAGGGATTTCTCGCAGATATGGGCGACATCCCCGAGCTCACGATCGAAGTAGATGGGCTCTACGACGAAGTAGCAAACGCGGACACGTACACGAGTGGCCGGTTCAAGATCTCACCTGCACAGCGGAAGGCGTTGGAACTCGCCCTCGATACCGGGTACTTCGAAGAGCCTCGAGAGACGACGCTCGAGGAGCTCGGAGATGAGCTGGGCGTCTCCGAAGGGGCGGTGGGTGGTCGCATTCGTCGTGGAGTACGGGCGCTCGTCGAGTATTATCTAAAACAGTAA
- a CDS encoding adenosylcobalamin-dependent ribonucleoside-diphosphate reductase produces MSKPDMSVRLPKKRTNGATLADNLTENAYDRIIPPRYLKKDADGNLLEETEDLFERVAKNIAVAEAVYTADDVQIQPKHIKPDHPRRADIVDDVFGCGDGCPLDESVPLTEENAKWVDYDALIDGLPDATTKVVEGMQTQFQILMEQLDFVPNSPTLANAGDELQQLSACFVMSPQDDLDDIHNTLTDAALTFQSGGGVGYAFSYLRPYGDTVGSTGGIASGPLTFMRTYDQMCQTIAQGGMRRGAQMGVMRVTHPDVIFFIHSKNKDVSLAQALRLDDPKDYTNTSYGEALAEARQILDRFTTDDGQIDPHLRNAVEAQLANFNISVTVTDEFMEAVKNDDIHTFINPRTGEPHIATAETEEMYGWFDLDEYVTVGEPLAIPAREIWEDIIEGAHENGEPGVLFIDAANHDHSFPTESTPTWNGDADPFEMSTTNPCGEQWLMENEACNLGHINLSTIVDEDALDWREWVDDEYPFGMSDDAEELRLAIRDFLDDAIDWGELNSRVELGTRFLDNVVTMSAFPTPEIEETVRKNRKIGLGVMGLAQLFVQLGTKYGSDTSNEVTRQVMRHINQRSKKASRDLARDRGAFENWRHSKYADVANHADWFERQTGESAGDWYDEGGYPIRNHNTTTIAPTGTTGMIGNTSGGCEPIYQVAYKKNVSQDIQGDEQLVEFDDYFLRVLEANDIDVEAAKQEALDQMNANEFEGVQSLETVPDAIGELFVTTDMLTGKEHAAIQCAAQEGVDSAISKTVNFPNDATREDVAEVYEYLWENGAKGGTVYRDGSRSKQVLSTRADHGMGADTSDLSREEAEELIDEIADEHGIPLVPSTVNADGEAVAEPRDPGKVLEARRERIKTGYGQMYVNIGFDEEGRPVETICNIGKSGGFTNSMVEAIGKLSSLALQAGVPAEEVIEKLDGISSPDIAFDDGEQIASLPDGIAAALQRAIESRQDATLQINAYDDHNPNDQSCADCGAAVVMIGGCPACAEECGWSKCG; encoded by the coding sequence ATGAGCAAACCAGACATGAGTGTGCGCCTCCCCAAGAAGCGAACGAACGGTGCCACCCTCGCCGACAACCTAACCGAGAACGCCTACGACCGAATCATCCCGCCACGCTATCTCAAGAAAGACGCAGACGGGAACCTCCTCGAAGAGACCGAAGATCTGTTCGAACGCGTCGCCAAGAACATCGCCGTCGCCGAAGCCGTCTACACGGCTGACGACGTCCAGATCCAGCCAAAGCACATCAAGCCCGACCACCCCCGACGCGCCGACATCGTCGACGACGTGTTCGGCTGTGGTGACGGATGCCCGCTCGACGAGTCCGTCCCCCTCACCGAAGAGAACGCCAAATGGGTCGACTACGATGCCCTCATCGACGGTCTCCCGGATGCCACCACAAAGGTCGTCGAAGGGATGCAAACCCAGTTCCAGATCCTGATGGAACAGCTGGACTTCGTTCCGAACAGCCCGACGCTCGCGAACGCCGGCGACGAGCTCCAGCAGCTCAGCGCCTGCTTCGTCATGAGCCCGCAGGACGATCTCGATGACATCCACAACACGCTCACGGACGCGGCGCTGACGTTCCAGTCCGGCGGCGGCGTTGGCTACGCGTTCTCGTACCTGCGCCCGTACGGTGACACGGTCGGCTCGACTGGTGGCATCGCCTCTGGTCCGCTGACGTTCATGCGGACGTACGACCAGATGTGCCAGACGATCGCCCAGGGCGGCATGCGCCGTGGGGCGCAGATGGGCGTCATGCGCGTGACTCACCCCGACGTCATCTTCTTCATCCACAGCAAGAACAAGGACGTCAGTCTGGCCCAGGCGCTCCGCCTGGACGACCCGAAGGACTACACGAACACCTCCTACGGCGAGGCACTCGCGGAAGCACGCCAGATCCTCGACCGGTTCACCACCGACGACGGCCAGATCGACCCGCACCTCCGGAACGCGGTCGAAGCACAGCTCGCCAACTTCAACATCAGCGTCACCGTGACGGACGAGTTCATGGAGGCCGTCAAGAACGACGACATCCACACGTTCATCAACCCGCGCACGGGCGAGCCGCACATCGCGACCGCAGAGACCGAGGAGATGTACGGGTGGTTCGATCTCGACGAGTACGTCACCGTGGGCGAACCGCTCGCGATCCCCGCCCGGGAGATCTGGGAAGACATCATCGAAGGCGCTCACGAGAACGGCGAGCCGGGCGTCCTGTTCATCGATGCTGCGAACCACGACCACTCGTTTCCGACCGAGTCGACGCCGACGTGGAACGGGGATGCAGACCCGTTCGAGATGTCCACCACGAACCCGTGTGGCGAGCAGTGGCTCATGGAGAACGAGGCGTGCAACCTCGGTCACATCAACCTCAGCACGATCGTCGACGAAGACGCCCTCGACTGGCGCGAGTGGGTGGACGACGAGTACCCCTTCGGCATGTCGGACGACGCCGAAGAGCTCCGGCTGGCGATCCGTGACTTCCTCGACGACGCGATCGACTGGGGCGAGCTCAACTCACGCGTGGAGCTCGGAACGCGGTTCCTCGACAACGTCGTCACCATGTCGGCGTTCCCCACCCCCGAGATCGAAGAGACGGTCCGGAAGAACCGCAAGATCGGCCTCGGCGTCATGGGGCTGGCTCAGCTGTTCGTCCAGCTCGGGACCAAGTACGGCTCCGACACGTCGAACGAGGTTACCCGTCAGGTGATGCGCCACATCAACCAGCGGTCGAAGAAGGCGAGCCGTGACCTCGCTCGTGACCGGGGCGCGTTCGAGAACTGGCGGCACAGTAAGTACGCTGACGTGGCGAACCACGCCGACTGGTTCGAACGCCAGACCGGGGAGAGCGCCGGCGACTGGTACGACGAAGGCGGCTACCCGATTCGCAATCACAACACGACGACGATCGCGCCCACGGGGACGACCGGGATGATCGGTAACACCAGCGGCGGCTGTGAACCCATCTACCAAGTCGCGTACAAGAAGAACGTCAGTCAGGACATCCAGGGAGACGAGCAGCTCGTCGAGTTCGACGACTACTTCCTGCGCGTGCTCGAGGCGAACGACATCGACGTCGAGGCGGCCAAGCAGGAGGCGCTCGACCAGATGAACGCAAACGAGTTCGAGGGTGTCCAGTCGCTCGAGACGGTTCCAGACGCGATCGGCGAGCTATTCGTCACCACGGACATGCTCACCGGGAAGGAGCACGCTGCGATCCAGTGTGCCGCCCAGGAGGGAGTCGACTCGGCCATCTCGAAGACGGTCAACTTCCCGAACGACGCCACGCGAGAAGACGTCGCCGAGGTGTACGAGTACCTCTGGGAGAACGGTGCCAAGGGCGGAACCGTCTACCGTGACGGCTCGCGCTCGAAGCAGGTGCTCTCGACTCGCGCGGATCACGGCATGGGAGCCGACACGAGTGATCTCTCGCGCGAGGAGGCCGAAGAGCTGATCGATGAGATCGCGGACGAACACGGCATCCCGCTCGTCCCGAGTACGGTCAATGCCGACGGTGAGGCGGTCGCTGAACCGAGGGACCCCGGCAAGGTGCTGGAGGCTCGGCGAGAACGCATCAAGACCGGGTACGGACAGATGTACGTCAACATCGGCTTCGACGAGGAAGGACGCCCGGTCGAGACGATCTGCAACATCGGGAAGTCGGGCGGGTTCACCAACTCGATGGTCGAGGCGATCGGCAAGTTGTCCTCGCTCGCGCTCCAGGCTGGTGTCCCAGCCGAGGAAGTGATCGAGAAGCTGGACGGGATCAGCTCACCGGACATCGCGTTCGACGACGGCGAGCAGATCGCCTCCCTTCCCGACGGGATCGCGGCGGCGCTCCAGCGGGCGATCGAGTCCCGCCAGGATGCAACGCTCCAGATCAACGCGTACGATGACCACAATCCGAACGATCAGTCGTGTGCCGACTGTGGCGCGGCGGTCGTCATGATCGGTGGCTGTCCAGCCTGTGCAGAAGAGTGCGGCTGGTCGAAGTGCGGGTAA
- a CDS encoding AAA family ATPase has translation MTVLALTGYPASGKSTAASILADADWPVVGMGDVLRDTVNWTTEDEVWDYAQQLRDEHGPHGVAVACADHLEDLLDDHELVVLEGTRNPAELEYLEAELGVETVVVWVAAPDESRVEWFAARTGRGEGYEDHDVAAQKLEERTDREHNAGMGEYFDRADAIVHNNRGLAELANEIVWIAWELTY, from the coding sequence ATGACAGTATTAGCCCTCACAGGATACCCCGCCAGCGGAAAGAGCACCGCCGCCTCGATCCTCGCAGACGCCGACTGGCCCGTCGTCGGCATGGGCGACGTCCTCCGCGACACCGTGAACTGGACCACCGAAGACGAAGTGTGGGACTACGCCCAGCAACTCCGAGACGAACACGGCCCACACGGAGTCGCCGTCGCCTGTGCCGACCACCTCGAAGATCTCCTCGACGACCACGAACTCGTAGTCCTGGAAGGAACGAGGAATCCCGCCGAACTCGAGTACCTGGAGGCCGAATTAGGCGTTGAGACCGTCGTTGTGTGGGTCGCGGCCCCCGACGAATCCCGTGTAGAGTGGTTTGCAGCCCGTACAGGGAGGGGGGAAGGGTACGAAGACCACGACGTCGCCGCCCAGAAACTCGAAGAACGGACCGACCGTGAACACAATGCAGGCATGGGCGAGTACTTCGACCGTGCCGACGCGATCGTTCACAACAACAGGGGACTGGCCGAGCTCGCAAACGAGATCGTCTGGATCGCCTGGGAACTGACGTACTGA
- a CDS encoding coiled-coil domain-containing protein → MSDDNPSQHTVALADLSVQKIRSENEQVAEELARLEGRVETLESEKAEAEATVTQLEETVDSFDDEKQAALDDQAAEYSEEIDELNEELEAKTEIINEIREAERAEALGRLREAYAAATGAEDEEVDEKLAEFEEAPKATVEAATEGYEVAAERSAQAAEQASGVESEEEDLGGTAENASADTTEDRKAEIAREMGVLDQLEAAENLKPQGFEVNPEGVQQ, encoded by the coding sequence ATGAGCGACGACAACCCCAGCCAGCACACGGTCGCGCTCGCCGACCTCTCCGTTCAGAAGATCCGGTCTGAGAACGAGCAGGTCGCCGAGGAGCTCGCCCGTCTGGAGGGCCGCGTCGAGACGCTCGAGTCCGAGAAGGCCGAGGCGGAAGCCACGGTCACTCAGCTCGAGGAGACTGTCGACAGCTTCGACGACGAGAAGCAGGCGGCACTCGACGACCAAGCGGCCGAGTACAGTGAAGAAATCGACGAGCTCAACGAAGAGCTCGAAGCCAAGACCGAGATCATCAACGAGATCCGTGAGGCCGAGCGCGCAGAGGCGCTGGGCCGACTCCGCGAGGCATACGCCGCCGCGACGGGTGCCGAGGATGAGGAGGTCGACGAGAAGCTCGCCGAGTTCGAGGAGGCTCCCAAGGCCACCGTCGAAGCGGCCACCGAGGGCTACGAGGTCGCAGCAGAGCGATCCGCCCAGGCCGCAGAGCAGGCGTCCGGCGTCGAGTCCGAAGAAGAGGATCTCGGCGGCACCGCTGAGAACGCCTCGGCGGACACGACCGAAGACCGGAAGGCCGAGATCGCCCGCGAGATGGGTGTTCTCGACCAGCTCGAAGCAGCTGAGAACCTGAAGCCGCAGGGCTTCGAGGTCAACCCAGAGGGGGTACAGCAGTAA
- a CDS encoding HK97-gp10 family putative phage morphogenesis protein, with product MDEAQEQYLEHLGKAMLEQIDQGFDKGTDALGQPWAELDAETVARKGHSDVLIDSGDFRDSFTYQVDERRNAVAVGSNSPLIEYHEFGTQDMPRRPILQPASTWAEQKLIVPLGKEVIGNALDGVTF from the coding sequence TTGGACGAAGCCCAGGAGCAGTACCTCGAACACCTCGGGAAGGCCATGCTCGAGCAGATCGATCAGGGCTTCGACAAGGGAACGGACGCACTGGGACAGCCGTGGGCTGAGCTCGACGCTGAAACAGTCGCCCGGAAGGGACACAGCGACGTGCTGATCGATAGCGGTGACTTCCGCGATTCGTTCACCTATCAAGTCGACGAGCGTCGGAACGCGGTTGCGGTCGGCTCGAACTCGCCGCTGATCGAATACCACGAGTTCGGAACACAGGACATGCCGCGTCGCCCGATCCTCCAGCCAGCGTCGACGTGGGCTGAACAGAAGTTGATCGTCCCGCTCGGAAAGGAGGTCATCGGTAACGCGCTCGACGGGGTGACGTTCTGA
- a CDS encoding phage head completion protein, which produces MPDFNVSDAIMNDGRWRTTVTVTPRGTVSNTGGYATETDGATVQVEAVIRPADVSRYAVIAEGLSNGADYVMFVRDDAQVSSGDQLDYRGTTYEVRGLELDPYDGLAVFELAEELS; this is translated from the coding sequence ATGCCGGATTTCAACGTCTCGGACGCGATCATGAACGACGGCCGCTGGCGGACGACTGTCACCGTCACGCCCCGTGGGACGGTCTCGAACACGGGTGGGTACGCGACCGAAACGGATGGCGCGACGGTACAGGTCGAGGCGGTCATTCGGCCAGCGGACGTCTCTCGGTACGCAGTCATTGCCGAAGGACTCTCGAACGGGGCCGACTACGTCATGTTCGTCAGAGACGACGCCCAGGTCTCGTCTGGCGACCAGCTCGACTACCGGGGGACCACCTACGAGGTCCGCGGGCTGGAGCTCGACCCGTACGACGGACTGGCCGTCTTCGAACTCGCCGAGGAGCTGAGCTAA